In Pseudomonas nunensis, a single window of DNA contains:
- a CDS encoding N-acetylglutaminylglutamine amidotransferase, with translation MCGLAGELRFDQQPADLAAVERITHHLAPRGPDAWGFHSQGPIALGHRRLKIMDLSDGSAQPMIDNQLGLSLAFNGAIYNFPELRTELESLGYAFYSGGDTEVLLKGYHAWGEALLPKLNGMFAFAIWERDAKRLFIARDRLGVKPLYLSRTGQRLRFASALPALLKGGDISPMLDPVALNHYLNFHAVVPAPRTLIAGIEKLPPATWMRIEADGTTEQKTWWTLPYGPHADEMNLTLEDWRDRVLDSTRDAVAIRQRAAVDVGVLLSGGVDSSMLVGLLREVGVENLSTFSIGFQDAGGERGDEFQYSDLIAKHYGTQHHQLRIQESEIIEQLPAAFRAMSEPMVSHDCIAFYLLSREVAKHCKVVQSGQGADELFAGYHWYPQVDGAADPYAAYREAFFDRSYEDYAATVQPKWLTANDAAGDFVKEHFAQPGADAAVDKALRLDSTIMLVDDPVKRVDNMTMAWGLEARTPFLDYRLVELSARVPGKFKLPDGGKQVLKEAARLVIPSEVIDRKKGYFPVPGLKHLQGDTLNWVRELLLDPSQDRGLFNPAMLDRLLTDPQGQLTPLRGSKLWQLAALNLWLSEQGL, from the coding sequence ATGTGCGGATTAGCTGGCGAGTTACGCTTTGATCAACAACCTGCGGACCTCGCGGCCGTTGAACGAATCACCCATCACCTGGCCCCTCGCGGCCCGGATGCTTGGGGTTTTCACAGCCAAGGGCCGATTGCCCTGGGCCATCGTCGCCTGAAAATCATGGACCTGTCGGACGGCTCGGCGCAGCCGATGATCGACAACCAACTGGGCCTGTCCCTGGCCTTCAATGGCGCGATCTACAACTTCCCGGAACTGCGCACCGAGCTCGAAAGCCTCGGTTATGCCTTCTATTCCGGCGGCGACACCGAAGTGCTGCTCAAGGGCTATCACGCCTGGGGCGAAGCACTGTTGCCCAAGCTCAACGGCATGTTCGCCTTCGCCATTTGGGAACGTGACGCCAAACGCCTGTTCATCGCCCGTGACCGTCTCGGCGTGAAGCCGTTGTACCTGTCGCGCACCGGCCAGCGCTTGCGCTTCGCCTCGGCCTTGCCGGCGTTGCTCAAGGGTGGCGATATCAGCCCGATGCTCGACCCCGTTGCACTCAATCACTATCTGAATTTCCACGCGGTGGTCCCGGCTCCGCGCACCTTGATCGCGGGCATCGAAAAACTGCCGCCGGCGACCTGGATGCGCATCGAAGCCGATGGCACCACCGAGCAGAAAACCTGGTGGACCCTGCCCTACGGTCCCCACGCCGATGAGATGAACCTGACCCTGGAAGACTGGCGTGACCGTGTGCTCGACAGCACCCGCGACGCGGTAGCGATCCGTCAGCGCGCGGCGGTGGATGTCGGCGTGTTGCTGTCCGGTGGTGTCGATTCGAGCATGCTGGTCGGTCTGTTGCGTGAAGTCGGCGTGGAGAACCTGTCGACCTTTTCCATCGGCTTCCAGGATGCCGGCGGCGAGCGTGGCGACGAATTCCAGTATTCGGACCTGATCGCCAAGCATTACGGCACTCAGCATCACCAGTTGCGCATTCAGGAAAGCGAGATCATCGAGCAGTTGCCTGCGGCGTTCCGCGCCATGAGCGAGCCGATGGTCAGCCATGACTGCATTGCCTTCTATCTGCTGTCCCGCGAAGTGGCCAAGCACTGCAAAGTGGTGCAGAGCGGCCAGGGCGCGGACGAGTTGTTCGCCGGTTATCACTGGTACCCGCAAGTGGACGGCGCAGCCGATCCGTATGCGGCGTATCGCGAGGCGTTTTTCGATCGCAGCTACGAAGACTACGCCGCCACCGTGCAGCCGAAATGGCTGACAGCGAATGACGCTGCTGGCGACTTCGTGAAGGAACATTTCGCACAACCCGGCGCTGATGCGGCGGTAGATAAAGCCTTGCGTCTGGACAGCACGATCATGCTGGTGGACGACCCGGTCAAACGCGTCGACAACATGACCATGGCCTGGGGCCTGGAAGCGCGTACGCCGTTCCTCGACTATCGCCTGGTGGAATTGTCGGCCCGGGTGCCGGGCAAATTCAAACTGCCAGACGGTGGCAAGCAAGTGCTGAAAGAAGCGGCGCGACTGGTCATTCCAAGCGAAGTGATCGACCGTAAAAAGGGCTACTTCCCGGTGCCCGGCCTCAAGCATTTGCAGGGCGATACGCTGAACTGGGTGCGCGAACTGCTGCTCGATCCAAGCCAGGATCGCGGCCTGTTCAACCCGGCCATGCTTGATCGCTTGCTGACCGACCCGCAAGGCCAGTTGACCCCGTTGCGCGGCTCCAAGCTGTGGCAATTGGCGGCGCTGAACCTGTGGCTCAGTGAACAAGGACTCTGA